DNA sequence from the Peptoniphilus sp. GNH genome:
CCATACTGAATTTAATCCTCCAAAAGTTGCAGGCAAATGCGACAGTGATGGAACTGATTTGATTCAAAGAGATGATGATACAGAAGAAACTGTCAAAACAAGGATTGAAGTTTACGAAAATCAAACCGCTCCCTTGATTGATTACTATAAAGCCCAAGCTCTACTGCTTACAGTCGATGGACAAGGCGATATAAAGGAAGTCTTTCAAGCTATTAAAAAGGGTTTAGAAAACAATTAATGGATTCGACTTTTTTACTAGAAAGAGGAAGGTTAGCTAGGGCCTTGGCAGGAAGAGACAAGGGTGAAGTTTTTGTGATAACAGAAATTTTATCCAAAGACTATGTTCTGATTGCAGATGGCAAAAGGAGAAGTTTACGAAATCCGAAAAAGAAAAAAATAAAGCATCTATCACTTTATAAGGATAAGATAATCCTAGATGGAGACAATTTAACTGACTCCTATATAAGAAAGATGCTAAAGCCCTATGGCAATTAAGGAGGCGAGGGACTGTGGCAAAAGAAGATGTAATTGAGGTTGAAGGAACTGTTGTAGATGCCTTACCTAATACAAACTTTAAAGTGAAGCTTGAAAATGGACACATAATATTGGCCCATATTTCAGGAAAACTCAGAATGAATTATATAAGGATTCTGCCGGGCGACCGAGTTACTCTGGAGCTCTCGCCCTATGATTTAACTCGTGGTAGAATTACTTGGCGTAAAAAATAAGTGATTTCCTATAAAGTAGGAGGGATATAATGAAAGTAAGACCATCTGTTAAAAAGATGTGCGAAAAATGTAAAATTATAAAAAGACACGGACGAGTAATGGTTATTTGTGAAAATCCGAAACATAAACAAAGACAAGGATAAGGAGGTTAGCTTTAATGGCAAGAATTGCTGGTATTGACTTACCAAGAGAAAAGCGTGTAGAAATAGGCTTAACTTATATCTTTGGTATTGGAAGGGCTAGATCTCAAGAAATCCTAACAAACGCTGGTGTTAACTTTGATACAAGAGTGAAGGATTTGACAGAGGCTGAACTTGCAAGCATCAGAGAACAAATTGACAAATATCATGTAGAAGGAGATCTTCGTCGTGATATTGCAATGAGTATAAAAAGACTTAGAGAAATTAACTGCTACCGTGGAATTAGACATAAAAAAGGTCTTCCCGTAAGAGGTCAAAAGACAAAGACCAATGCTAGAACAAGAAAAGGTCCTAAGAAATTGGTATCTAAGAAGAAGTAAGGGGGGATATGAATGGCTAAAAAACCGGTTAAAAAAACCACAACACGTGTTAGAAGAAGACAACGTAAAAATATAGAAAAAGGTCAAGCTCATATAGCTTCCACATTCAACAACACCATGGTTACACTTACAGACATGAGCGGTAATGTAATCTCATGGGCAAGTGCTGGACAATTAGGCTTTAGAGGAAGCAGAAAGTCAACTCCTTTTGCAGCACAAGAAGCAGCACAAGAAGCGGCTATAAAAGCAAAAGAACATGGTTTAAAGACTGTTGAAGTATATGTTAAGGGACCAGGATCAGGAAGAGAAGCAGCTATTAGATCTCTTCAAGCAACTGGACTTGAAGTAACTATGATTAAGGACGTTACTCCTATACCTCACAACGGATGTAGACCACCAAAGCGTAGAAGAGTTTAATGTTTTTGTGGCCTGTTCTGGGAAAGGAGGACTATAATGATAGAGATAGAAAAACCAAGCATTGATATAGATGAAATGTCAGATGACGGTAAATTTGGTAGATTTATAGTTGAACCCTTGGAAAACGGCTATGGTATCACACTGGGAAACTCTCTTAGAAGAGTCTTATTATCATCTCTTCCAGGCGCAGCGGTTTCCTTTGTGAATATTCGTGGTGTTGAGCATGAATTTGCAACAATTCCAGGTGTACTTGAAGATGTACCTGAAATCATCCTAAACTTAAAAGGACTGGTATTGAAATCAAGCAGTGAAGAGCCAGTTAAGGTGGTTATAGAAAAAAAGGGAGAGGGAGAAATAAAAGCTCAGGATCTTATGGTAGGACCTGAAATTACAGTATTCAACCCCGACCATCACATAGCCACTTTGAATGAAGATGCAGATGTTTATATGGAACTGACAGTTGAAAGAGGCAGAGGATATGAGCCAGCAGAGCTCAAGAAAGATGAGATTGATACAATTGGAATTATTCCAATTGATTCAAACTACACACCTGTTATAAAAGCCAACTGGAAAGTTGAAAACACAAGAGTTGGTCAAAGGACAGACTTTGACAGACTAATCCTTGAAGTTGAAACTGATGGTTCCATGAGTGCAGATGAAGCCGTATCTCTTGCTGCAAAAGTTCTCACAGAACATTTTGATCTTTTTATATCTCTTACTCAATCGACAAATGAAGTAAATATCATGGTTGAAAAAGAAGAAGATGAAAAAGAAAAAGTTCTTGAGATGACAGTTGAAGAACTAGACCTATCTGTAAGAAGTTTTAATTGTTTGAAAAGAGCAAGCATAAATACAGTTGAAGAACTAGTTAACAAAACTGAAGAAGAAATGATGAAAGTTCGAAACCTGGGCAAAAAGTCATTAGAAGAAGTTCAAAACAAACTCGAAGAGCTAGGGTTAAGTTTGAAAAAAGCAGAAGAGTAAGGAGGGATATTAGTGGCAAAGCTAAAGAAGCTAGGAGTAACAACTCCCCATAGAAAAGCCATGCTTAGAAATCTTGTGACAAGTCTTCTAAACGGAGAAAGAATTGAAACAACAGTTACAAGAGCTAAAGAAACTAGAAGAATGGCAGAAAAAATGATCACACTTGGCAAGCGTGGCGATCTTCATGCAAGACGTCAAGCCCTTGCTTACATCTACGATGAAGATGTTGTGACAAAATTATTTAAAGAAATAGGACCAAAATATCAAGATAGAAATGGTGGCTATACTAGAATCCTTAAAAAGGGACATAGAAGGGGCGACGCTGCAGAAATGGCTATCTTGGAATTAGTCTGAGAATAAAATATAAAAAAGATCCAGGGTAGCCTAGATCTTTTTTTATTATTTGAAAAATTTAAAAAACATCTGTCTTCTACAATTTGTAGGCAGATGTTTTTCTTTATAATTTTATAATTTTTAAATGTTAAAACATATTTCATAGCTTATGTCTAAAAATTTTTAATATATATTTTAGAAATAAGATATTGCAAATGGATTTAGTCTCAAATAATTTTTAAATAAAACATTTGAGATAATTTTAAATAAAATTATTTGCAGGAACTTAAAACACAATAAAAATTAGAAACATTCCATTAGCATGAGGGTCATATCGTCTATTTGCACAGTGTTGATGTAATTTCTTATATCTGAGAACAATTGCTCTATGATATTGCCCTTTAGAGCTGGTACAAGAGACATGACTCTTTTTAAACTATAAGGCTCACGAGATGGACTAAGACCATCTACACAGCCGTCTGTCATAAACAAAATTTTATCTCCGGTGAAAAATTTAGCTTTATTTACGCTGTAATCGACATTTTCAAAGAAGGGAGATATGGGAAATCCGGAGCTTTCCAAAACTTTGACCTCATTATCTGAAAAAAGCAAGGGACAGGGGGCATGGCCAGCATTGGAATAAGAAATTTGTCCAGTTTTTACATTGAGTACGGCATAAAAACAAGTCAGATAAATTTCGATTCCGAGTCCTAAAGATGTAAATCTGTGACACAAATCTTTAAGTGCCAGATTAGGGTTTAGGAGCATTTTTAGGTCCATGTTTCTAAAGGCCTGACTGACAGACATGGTTACCATTGATGCGGAAAAACCATGTCCCACAGTATCAGAAATATAAACACCTACATTATCTTCATCTATCTCGAATACATCAATCATGTCACCAGAGAGTTGACTTTCCGGCTCATATACATACGAAAGCTTTAAATTTTTATAAAAGCCTTTCTCGGGAAGGATGGCTTCTTGAATTTTTTCAGCTCTTTGCATTTCATCTATGAGTTGAATATTTTGATTTTTTAGTTCGCGGTTCAGACGCTTTTCCCTGCTTATATCTCTAAAAATTTCAACAACACCCACTATATCTGAAAAGTCATTTCTGATAGGAGAAGTCTTTATGAGATATGTTCTTCCGTCTATATCGCTTTCTCTTTCTATGACAGCCCCGGTTTCTAAAGACTTGGCAGTGACATCTAAATTGCAAAAAGGATTGTCAAAAGTACAATACATAGCTCCCACATTGGCACCCATTAGCATGAGCATGGAGTCATTTACAAATATTACTTGATTGTTCTCGTTTAAAATTCTTATAGCATCGGCAAATCCATTTAGAATATCGAAATAAAAGTGGGATTTATTTTCTAATAGACTTTTTTCTGTATTCATATCAACCTCTCAAGTCGTTTGGTTTGGGACCAGGGTATTGGTAGTAATAAGTTTTGAGCCTGCCGTTATACAATTTTCTGTTTCTTTTAGCCTTTTGCTTGAAGTTTTCTTGAAAATCTTCGTTGGCAGTTATTATATAAAATGACCAATTTTTAAGATGTCTATATAACTTGCCAAGCTCTGCTTCCAGCTCTGAAACTCTCTGTTTTTCCTCTAGTCTAATGCCATAGGGCGGATTTGTGATTACAACACCAAAATCGCCACCAAGATCCAAATCAAAAATGTCTTTTTGGAAAAAGTTTATGTCATCTTCAAGGCCCAAAATTTCTGCATTTTCTTTTGCAATTTCAATGGCCTTTCTTTCAATATCAGAAGCGTAAATTGTCAAGTTGCTCTTGTAGTCAATCATAGCATAGGCATCTTTTTTCACAGTTTTAAAAAAATCTTGACCTATGAATTTGAAATTTTCACCAGCAAATTTTCTCGTAAGTCCTGGAGCAATATTTTTGCCAATCATGGCAGCCTCAATCACAATTGTGCCAGACCCACAAAAGGGGTCCACTAAAATTCTGTTCTTATTCCAATATGAAAGCATCACAAGAGCAGCCGCTATGGTTTCAGATATGGGGGCCTTAAAATTTCTCGCCCTATACCCCCTCTTATGAAGCCCCTGACCGGATGTATCTATGGTTATAGATGCCACATCCTTATCAAGTGAGATTTCTATGTCCATTCTAGCACCAGTTTTAGAAAACCAATCTTTTTTATAGTGAGCTTTTAGTTTGTCGACTATGGCTTTTTCACTTATGCTTTGGCAATCTCTTATGGAAAATAGTTTTGAATTTTTACTTCTGCCATTTACAACAAAATTGCTATCTTCATCTATAAAATTTTCCCAGTTAATATTTTTGACACCTTGATATAGCTCTTCAAAGCTAAAGCAGGAGAAGCTATTTACTTCAACAAGGACTCTTTCACAAGTGCGCAAATGCACATTGGCCTTTGCAATCTCAAGGGGTCCTCCTTGGAAAATAATTCTTCCATTTTCGGATTTTATATTTGAAAATCCCAAATCCATACATTCTCTTTTAAGAACGGCCTCCAAGCCCATATTGCAAGTAGCAATAATATTGTATTTTTCCATTTTCCACCTCTAAGTCATTATAACAAATAAAGTAGGGCGTGAATATAAATTATATTATGGGGTATTAATTTAGATGAAAAAGATATTATTTAAGGGGGAAATTAAAAATGAAATTAACTCAAACAGTACAAAGCGGGGATTGGGCTAAGGAAAAACACGTTCCAAGCCTAGCAGTAGAAAAGGTAGAAGGCGGCTACAAGGTAAGAGCTGAAGTTGGAAGTGAAATCGCACATCCTAACACTCTTGAACACCACATAGCTTGGATAAAAGTATTTTTCCAAAAAGAAGGTTCAAAGTTCCCAGTTGAAGTTGGCTCTTATACTTTCTCAGCTCATGGCGAAGAAGAAGTGTGCTCAGCTCCAGTTGTAGAAGCAAAAGTTTTGACAGAAGGCAAGGGAAGCTTTTATGCTCTTAGCTATTGCAATATCCACGGACTTTGGGAAAATTCAGTAGAATGCTAAAAATGACTCCTTTAGCGGAGTCTTTTTATTGAAAAAAATCGGCGAACAGGACTAGGCTGTCGCCGATTTTTGATTTTAAGTAGCAATTTGTGGACTATTTTTAATTAAATAAGTTTAATATTTTAAATTAATTATCTTCGTCATCATCTTCATCGTCATAGGCGAAGAGATCTTTTGTCTTAGTTTTCAAGTCCTCAAAGAAATTTTTAGCAGATTTTTTTACTTTTGGTTTTCTAGGACTTCTTTTTCTTTCGTGGACTTGTGGTTTTTCGTCTTTAAAGATACTTTCTTGTTTAAATTCAAAGCTTTTAGGCTCTTCTTCAAAAGGTTTGGAAATTTTTTCATCTAAGGAGAAGGCCTTAGTTTCATTTGAAGGTGTTTCTTCAAGAGGCATTTCTTCAAGTTCTTTTGGACTTGATTTTTTGTTTAAATCGGAAATCTCATCTTGAATTTGTTCTTCTTCTTTTTGACGAGCATCATTTATCTCTTTAAGCTCATCTGTGAAGGCATTGCCTTTTTTTTCTGAATTTTTAATGTCTTCTAATTTGACATTTTCGTTTACTATATCATTTACAAGTTCGAGATCCTTATCTGCTGGGCCAGACTTGTTTAAATCTTTTAAATATAGCTCCACGCTTATTTTTTCTCTGTCATAAAGCTCTTTTATTATGCTATCGACATTGGGCGAATTTCTTCTCAAAAGAGTTTTTCTTATTTGAGATAAGATTTTGAACTTGTCCATATTGTATGAGTCGATGAGCCTTTGCAAGTCATCGGTTATTTTATCTTCAAGCGGTGGATTGTTTAAGCCATCATAAAGGGCGATTGTGATTTCTCCATTAGTTATATAGTTGCCGATTTTGAAAGAAGATGTGAAATCACCATCTGATCTCATATAGGCAATGCCAGATTTTCTTGCTCTCATTTCTAATGCGTCATTTAATTCTAGATTGTTGGTTGCTATTATTACATAGTCATAGGCGAAGAAAATAAAAGAGTCATTTACAATTTGTTGTTTTATAAAAATGCGATCAGGGTTGTCAATTTGGAGCTCTTTAATTTCTGGAGAAATATCCTCTCCTATTATGTAAATCCTTGCTTGTGAATCCATCAATCTCAAAATTTTTTCATAGGCTGTCTTACCAGCTCCTATTACTAAAAAATTTTTATTTTTTGTATCAATACTTACAGGTAAATATCTCACGTGAATACCTCCTTAGTCAACTAAGAAAATTATATCATTAAATGAGGGATTGCAAAATGAAAATTAAGTAAAAATACACAATTGCAACTAACTTGTAATAAAATTAAAAACTTTGATATGTTATAATAAAAGAACTAGGAGGTAAGAAAATGAAGAAAACTAAAAAAGCAGCAAGTCTTGTTTTAGCAGCCCTTTTGTTGGTTCCAGGAGCAGCTTTTGCAAAAAGCTTCCCAGACGTTCAAACA
Encoded proteins:
- a CDS encoding superoxide reductase encodes the protein MKLTQTVQSGDWAKEKHVPSLAVEKVEGGYKVRAEVGSEIAHPNTLEHHIAWIKVFFQKEGSKFPVEVGSYTFSAHGEEEVCSAPVVEAKVLTEGKGSFYALSYCNIHGLWENSVEC
- the rpsM gene encoding 30S ribosomal protein S13, whose protein sequence is MARIAGIDLPREKRVEIGLTYIFGIGRARSQEILTNAGVNFDTRVKDLTEAELASIREQIDKYHVEGDLRRDIAMSIKRLREINCYRGIRHKKGLPVRGQKTKTNARTRKGPKKLVSKKK
- a CDS encoding class I SAM-dependent RNA methyltransferase: MEKYNIIATCNMGLEAVLKRECMDLGFSNIKSENGRIIFQGGPLEIAKANVHLRTCERVLVEVNSFSCFSFEELYQGVKNINWENFIDEDSNFVVNGRSKNSKLFSIRDCQSISEKAIVDKLKAHYKKDWFSKTGARMDIEISLDKDVASITIDTSGQGLHKRGYRARNFKAPISETIAAALVMLSYWNKNRILVDPFCGSGTIVIEAAMIGKNIAPGLTRKFAGENFKFIGQDFFKTVKKDAYAMIDYKSNLTIYASDIERKAIEIAKENAEILGLEDDINFFQKDIFDLDLGGDFGVVITNPPYGIRLEEKQRVSELEAELGKLYRHLKNWSFYIITANEDFQENFKQKAKRNRKLYNGRLKTYYYQYPGPKPNDLRG
- the rpmJ gene encoding 50S ribosomal protein L36, which encodes MKVRPSVKKMCEKCKIIKRHGRVMVICENPKHKQRQG
- the infA gene encoding translation initiation factor IF-1 encodes the protein MAKEDVIEVEGTVVDALPNTNFKVKLENGHIILAHISGKLRMNYIRILPGDRVTLELSPYDLTRGRITWRKK
- a CDS encoding DNA-directed RNA polymerase subunit alpha, encoding MIEIEKPSIDIDEMSDDGKFGRFIVEPLENGYGITLGNSLRRVLLSSLPGAAVSFVNIRGVEHEFATIPGVLEDVPEIILNLKGLVLKSSSEEPVKVVIEKKGEGEIKAQDLMVGPEITVFNPDHHIATLNEDADVYMELTVERGRGYEPAELKKDEIDTIGIIPIDSNYTPVIKANWKVENTRVGQRTDFDRLILEVETDGSMSADEAVSLAAKVLTEHFDLFISLTQSTNEVNIMVEKEEDEKEKVLEMTVEELDLSVRSFNCLKRASINTVEELVNKTEEEMMKVRNLGKKSLEEVQNKLEELGLSLKKAEE
- the rplQ gene encoding 50S ribosomal protein L17, with translation MLRNLVTSLLNGERIETTVTRAKETRRMAEKMITLGKRGDLHARRQALAYIYDEDVVTKLFKEIGPKYQDRNGGYTRILKKGHRRGDAAEMAILELV
- the rpsK gene encoding 30S ribosomal protein S11 — translated: MAKKPVKKTTTRVRRRQRKNIEKGQAHIASTFNNTMVTLTDMSGNVISWASAGQLGFRGSRKSTPFAAQEAAQEAAIKAKEHGLKTVEVYVKGPGSGREAAIRSLQATGLEVTMIKDVTPIPHNGCRPPKRRRV
- a CDS encoding KOW domain-containing RNA-binding protein, whose translation is MDSTFLLERGRLARALAGRDKGEVFVITEILSKDYVLIADGKRRSLRNPKKKKIKHLSLYKDKIILDGDNLTDSYIRKMLKPYGN
- a CDS encoding SpoIIE family protein phosphatase yields the protein MNTEKSLLENKSHFYFDILNGFADAIRILNENNQVIFVNDSMLMLMGANVGAMYCTFDNPFCNLDVTAKSLETGAVIERESDIDGRTYLIKTSPIRNDFSDIVGVVEIFRDISREKRLNRELKNQNIQLIDEMQRAEKIQEAILPEKGFYKNLKLSYVYEPESQLSGDMIDVFEIDEDNVGVYISDTVGHGFSASMVTMSVSQAFRNMDLKMLLNPNLALKDLCHRFTSLGLGIEIYLTCFYAVLNVKTGQISYSNAGHAPCPLLFSDNEVKVLESSGFPISPFFENVDYSVNKAKFFTGDKILFMTDGCVDGLSPSREPYSLKRVMSLVPALKGNIIEQLFSDIRNYINTVQIDDMTLMLMECF